A genomic segment from Phragmites australis chromosome 6, lpPhrAust1.1, whole genome shotgun sequence encodes:
- the LOC133921503 gene encoding uncharacterized protein LOC133921503 isoform X1, with the protein MAALYPTTATLPPRHSLPSPLRASPLSWSASIALSRIPPPPRLALHPPPRPPAHGNRQQCLVVRAAWTRRSRGEAEQRPNRKSWKQRTDMYMRPFLLNVFFSKRFVHAKVMHRGTSKVIAVATTNAKDLRLTLPSLVDDNACRTIGRLIAERSMDADVFAMAYEPNKNERIEGKLGIIIDTIKEHGIIFV; encoded by the exons ATGGCCGCCCTCTACCCAACGACGGCCACGCTGCCCCCACGCcactccctcccctcccctctccgcGCGTCACCGCTATCGTGGTCCGCCTCCATCGCGCTCTCCCGCatcccgccgcctcctcgcctcgcgctccacccgccgccgcggcctcccgCGCACGGCAACCGACAG CAGTGCCTGGTGGTGCGCGCGGCGTGGACGCGGCGGTCGCGCGGGGAGGCGGAGCAGCGGCCGAACCGCAAGTCGTGGAAGCAGCGCACGGACATGTACATGCGCCCCTTCCTGCTCAATGTCTTCTTCTCCAAGCGCTTCGTGCACGCCAAGGTCATGCACCGGGGCACCAGCAAAGTCATCGCCGTCGCCACCACCAACGCCAAGGACCTTAGGCTCACGCTGCCGTCCCTCGTCGACGACAATGCGTGCAGGACCATCGGGAGGCTCATCGCCGAGCGGTCCATGGACGCCGACGTCTTCGCCATGGCCTACGAGCCCAATAAGAACGAGAGAATCGAGGGGAAGCTCGGGATCATTATTGACACCATCAAGGAGCACGGCATCATCTTCGTCTAG
- the LOC133921503 gene encoding uncharacterized protein LOC133921503 isoform X2: protein MAALYPTTATLPPRHSLPSPLRASPLSWSASIALSRIPPPPRLALHPPPRPPAHGNRQCLVVRAAWTRRSRGEAEQRPNRKSWKQRTDMYMRPFLLNVFFSKRFVHAKVMHRGTSKVIAVATTNAKDLRLTLPSLVDDNACRTIGRLIAERSMDADVFAMAYEPNKNERIEGKLGIIIDTIKEHGIIFV from the exons ATGGCCGCCCTCTACCCAACGACGGCCACGCTGCCCCCACGCcactccctcccctcccctctccgcGCGTCACCGCTATCGTGGTCCGCCTCCATCGCGCTCTCCCGCatcccgccgcctcctcgcctcgcgctccacccgccgccgcggcctcccgCGCACGGCAACCGACAG TGCCTGGTGGTGCGCGCGGCGTGGACGCGGCGGTCGCGCGGGGAGGCGGAGCAGCGGCCGAACCGCAAGTCGTGGAAGCAGCGCACGGACATGTACATGCGCCCCTTCCTGCTCAATGTCTTCTTCTCCAAGCGCTTCGTGCACGCCAAGGTCATGCACCGGGGCACCAGCAAAGTCATCGCCGTCGCCACCACCAACGCCAAGGACCTTAGGCTCACGCTGCCGTCCCTCGTCGACGACAATGCGTGCAGGACCATCGGGAGGCTCATCGCCGAGCGGTCCATGGACGCCGACGTCTTCGCCATGGCCTACGAGCCCAATAAGAACGAGAGAATCGAGGGGAAGCTCGGGATCATTATTGACACCATCAAGGAGCACGGCATCATCTTCGTCTAG
- the LOC133921502 gene encoding uncharacterized protein LOC133921502 isoform X1, which produces MGQTVKFGRAPSQIGVSRARPKQEAWQQKLNEQRNLQLYSEIQKISDCSEPEEPEDHQQAIQLLSRSICSSEIFHLLSANSVNACFGNGTLDKGKDGEGNNTLNLNAHGEIKQRVDEVTALLFSGNVHRTRHQKYKTRHTSSISLGAMAEWLKTKLVNIVQRGCGTKREDRRLQTVQMHAALSVARLATAVAGIIGNYPFESTHLSGIATTDTGKDADKKMHAAITSAASLVAASCAEAAKSAGATREQVSSVINMGLESRAMGDLLTLTTSAAACLRGVQGFKMRTISNYALEDHMNSQKGAILPVRTPEGRLHTRMVSVHCKHDNIILTLGKRRSFTTSEKYVIFDEQGERKDSSYSTDGHSNNTINLSTSGGTVQLLFEEHEQYSSWRSFINNLIMSKRAKQSYRVTT; this is translated from the exons ATGGGGCAAACCGTAAAATTTGGAAGAGCTCCATCCCAGATTGGTGTCTCAAGGGCCCGTCCAAAG CAGGAAGCATGGCAGCAGAAGTTGAATGAGCAAAGAAACCTTCAATTGTACAGTGAAATCCAAAAAATTTCAGATTGTTCTGAGCCAGAGGAACCAGAGGACCATCAACAAGCCATACAGCTCCTCTCTAGAAGTATATGTTCCTCTGAAATTTTTCATCTGCTGTCTGCAAAT AGTGTAAATGCATGCTTTGGGAATGGAACACTGGATAAGGGCAAGGATGGTGAGGGGAACAACACGCTCAACCTCAATGCTCATGGAGAAATCAAGCAAAGGGTGGATGAAGTTACG GCTCTACTATTCAGTGGAAATGTTCACCGCACAAGACATCAGAAATACAAGACTAGGCACACAAGCAGc ATAAGTTTGGGTGCCATGGCAGAATGGTTGAAAACCAAGCTGGTGAACATAGTACAGAGGGGATGTGGAACAAAGAGGGAGGACAGAAGACTCCAAACAGTACAGATGCATGCAGCCCTCTCAGTAGCAAGGCTGGCTACAGCAGTTGCAGGGATTATTGGAAACTACCCCTTTGAGTCAACCCATTTGAGTGGCATTGCCACAACTGATACGGGAAAAGATGCAGACAAAAAGATGCATGCTGCAATTACCTCAGCTGCATCTCTGGTTGCAGCCTCGTGTGCTGAGGCTGCAAAGTCTGCCGGAGCTACTAGGGAACAGGTTTCATCAGTCATCAACATGGGCTTAGAGTCTCGGGCAATGGGAGATTTGCTCACACTGACTACAAGCGCAGCAGCCT GCCTAAGAGGAGTTCAAGGCTTTAAGATGCGGACAATAAGCAATTATGCCTTGGAGGACCACATGAACAGCCAGAAAGGTGCCATACTTCCTGTtcgcacacctgagg GAAGGCTCCATACCAGGATGGTTTCCGTACACTGCAAGCATGACAATATAATACTAACATTAGGCAAGAGGCGTAGTTTCACAACCTCTGAAAAGT ATGTGATCTTCGACGAACAAGGCGAGCGAAAAGACTCCAGCTATTCGACAGATGGACACAGCAACAACACAATAAATCTCTCAACATCTGGTGGAACCGTTCAGTTATTATTTGAAGAACATGAACAATACAGCTCCTGGAGGTCATTCATCAATAACCTTATAATGAGCAAGAGGGCAAAGCAATCTTACCGAGTCACAACTTAA
- the LOC133921502 gene encoding uncharacterized protein LOC133921502 isoform X2 — MGQTVKFGRAPSQIGVSRARPKEAWQQKLNEQRNLQLYSEIQKISDCSEPEEPEDHQQAIQLLSRSICSSEIFHLLSANSVNACFGNGTLDKGKDGEGNNTLNLNAHGEIKQRVDEVTALLFSGNVHRTRHQKYKTRHTSSISLGAMAEWLKTKLVNIVQRGCGTKREDRRLQTVQMHAALSVARLATAVAGIIGNYPFESTHLSGIATTDTGKDADKKMHAAITSAASLVAASCAEAAKSAGATREQVSSVINMGLESRAMGDLLTLTTSAAACLRGVQGFKMRTISNYALEDHMNSQKGAILPVRTPEGRLHTRMVSVHCKHDNIILTLGKRRSFTTSEKYVIFDEQGERKDSSYSTDGHSNNTINLSTSGGTVQLLFEEHEQYSSWRSFINNLIMSKRAKQSYRVTT; from the exons ATGGGGCAAACCGTAAAATTTGGAAGAGCTCCATCCCAGATTGGTGTCTCAAGGGCCCGTCCAAAG GAAGCATGGCAGCAGAAGTTGAATGAGCAAAGAAACCTTCAATTGTACAGTGAAATCCAAAAAATTTCAGATTGTTCTGAGCCAGAGGAACCAGAGGACCATCAACAAGCCATACAGCTCCTCTCTAGAAGTATATGTTCCTCTGAAATTTTTCATCTGCTGTCTGCAAAT AGTGTAAATGCATGCTTTGGGAATGGAACACTGGATAAGGGCAAGGATGGTGAGGGGAACAACACGCTCAACCTCAATGCTCATGGAGAAATCAAGCAAAGGGTGGATGAAGTTACG GCTCTACTATTCAGTGGAAATGTTCACCGCACAAGACATCAGAAATACAAGACTAGGCACACAAGCAGc ATAAGTTTGGGTGCCATGGCAGAATGGTTGAAAACCAAGCTGGTGAACATAGTACAGAGGGGATGTGGAACAAAGAGGGAGGACAGAAGACTCCAAACAGTACAGATGCATGCAGCCCTCTCAGTAGCAAGGCTGGCTACAGCAGTTGCAGGGATTATTGGAAACTACCCCTTTGAGTCAACCCATTTGAGTGGCATTGCCACAACTGATACGGGAAAAGATGCAGACAAAAAGATGCATGCTGCAATTACCTCAGCTGCATCTCTGGTTGCAGCCTCGTGTGCTGAGGCTGCAAAGTCTGCCGGAGCTACTAGGGAACAGGTTTCATCAGTCATCAACATGGGCTTAGAGTCTCGGGCAATGGGAGATTTGCTCACACTGACTACAAGCGCAGCAGCCT GCCTAAGAGGAGTTCAAGGCTTTAAGATGCGGACAATAAGCAATTATGCCTTGGAGGACCACATGAACAGCCAGAAAGGTGCCATACTTCCTGTtcgcacacctgagg GAAGGCTCCATACCAGGATGGTTTCCGTACACTGCAAGCATGACAATATAATACTAACATTAGGCAAGAGGCGTAGTTTCACAACCTCTGAAAAGT ATGTGATCTTCGACGAACAAGGCGAGCGAAAAGACTCCAGCTATTCGACAGATGGACACAGCAACAACACAATAAATCTCTCAACATCTGGTGGAACCGTTCAGTTATTATTTGAAGAACATGAACAATACAGCTCCTGGAGGTCATTCATCAATAACCTTATAATGAGCAAGAGGGCAAAGCAATCTTACCGAGTCACAACTTAA